One Misgurnus anguillicaudatus chromosome 20, ASM2758022v2, whole genome shotgun sequence DNA segment encodes these proteins:
- the LOC129455964 gene encoding nuclear GTPase SLIP-GC-like yields MEKMEMAKEIMKSINDNLDQDTMMHKDIILKIRQMNGVTGKKATIGIFGKSGEGKSSLLSAVLGKKDLLPSGCFGACTAVITKLEANLSDSNYKAEIEFFSKEEWEKELQDLFKVLSDDSEDKNEDMIQIAVEKINSLYGENADKKTPEELKNHSTSVKIEAFLSMSKKMISTDDVTEFGNEVACYILHSEANPGDWYWPLVKSVTFKVPDCCELLQHIVLVDIPGTGDCNKIRDDLWKSKLKECSFVWIVSDITRAITDKDPWAILKHCIEELGPGGECKSINFICTKSDYINTVAYIRSARLTQFQSLGDKHILIALCVSADILIMFLLFLFLIFKKKMSPDNGFLQVFTVSSSAFFDPDLNLEPNVTEIPKLQEALKNLNLSINRDLIRDYVNEAKGVLSLIQSVQLDTDKEMVGVIMLMLHVQYVTSECCHVVHCCCMNVFCVEVKEKVHKEYEKNLTKAQKELDNYFDSCYNDLKKCLSAGVRESVRFCVADTEAVVSPNKDKRGFHKVLQALCNNGGCYWSKNWDVVLDLNKKLADHLHGSINPYFSRIFPICGKTGTSVQEHLNKFTIIQNESSPYSRSPMLHHIQNFIKAEENKLKALLRRDIVEMKKNIYSSIQTTIQNQMASRYICKANTQHYQRDVFYRV; encoded by the exons ATGGAGAAGATGGAGATGGCAAAGGAAATCATGAAAAGCATCAATGACAACTTAGACCAAGACACCATGATGCACAAAGatatcattttaaaaataaggCAAATGAATGGGGTCACTGGGAAAAAAGCAACTATAGGAATTTTTGGGAAATCAGGAGAAGGAAAGAGCTCTCTGTTAAGCGCAGTTCTGGGAAAAAAGGATTTGTTGCCATCTGGCTGTTTTGGTGCATGTACAGCTGTTATAACTAAGTTGGAGGCAAATCTGAGTGACTCCAACTACAAAGCAGAGATTGAATTCTTCTCCAAAGAG GAGTGGGAGAAAGAGCTTCAagatctttttaaagttttatcgGATGACAGTGAGGACAAGAATGAGGACATGATTCAAATTGCTGTTGAAAAGATCAATTCATTATATGGAGAAAATGCAGATAAGAAAACACCAGAAGAGCTCAAGAATCATAGCACATCTGTCAAGATTGAAGCTTTTTTGTCCATGAGTAAGAAAATGATTTCAACCGATGAT GTTACTGAATTTGGCAACGAAGTTGCATGTTACATTCTGCATAGTGAGGCAAATCCCGGTGACTGGTATTGGCCACTTGTGAAGAGCGTGACCTTCAAGGTTCCAGATTGTTGTGAACTCTTGCAGCACATTGTCCTTGTTGATATACCAGGTACTGGAGACTGCAATAAAATCAGAGATGACCTCTGGAAATCT AAACTGAAAGAGTGTTCTTTTGTGTGGATTGTAAGTGACATCACTCGAGCCATCACTGATAAAGACCCCTGGGCAATATTAAAACACTGCATTGAAGAATTGGGACCGGGAGGAGAGTGCAAAAGCATAAACTTCATCTGTACCAAAAGTGATTATATTAATACAGTTGCCTATATTAG atCTGCACGGCTTACTCAATTTCAAAGCTTAGGAGACAAG CATA TTCTCATTGCTTTATGTGTTTCTGCTGACATTCTTATTATgttcttattatttttatttctcattttcaagaaaaaaatgagcCCAGACAATGGTTTTCTTCAAGTTTTCACTGTAAGTTCCAGTGCATTTTTTGATCCAGATTTAAATCTGGAACCTAACGTAACAG AAATCCCAAAACTACAGGAAGCTCTGAAAAATCTTAACTTGAGCATCAACCGAGATCTGATAAGAGATTATGTCAATGAAGCAAAGGGAGTTTTGTCCTTGATCCAAAGTGTTCAACTTGATACAGACAAGGAAATGGTAGGAGTAATAATGTTGATGTTACATGTACAATATGTGACTTCAGAATGCTGCCATGTAGTTCACTGCTGTTGCATGAATGTGTTTTGTGTTGAGGTAAAGGAAAAAGTCCACAAGGAATATGAGAAAAACCTCACGAAGGCTCAAAAAGAATTGGACAACTATTTTGACTCCTGTTATAATGATCTAAAGAAGTGTCTGTCGGCAGGAGTGAGGGAATCTGTCAGGTTTTGTGTTGCTGACACAGAGGCAGTCGTGTCACCT AATAAGGATAAAAGAGGATTTCATAAAGTTCTTCAAGCTTTATGTAACAATGGAGGATGCTATTGGTCGAAAAATTGGGATGTAGTCCTGGACCTAAACAAGAAATTGGCTGATCACCTGCATGGATCCATAAATCCATATTTCAGTAGGATTTTTCC TATCTGTGGTAAAACAGGAACATCAGTGCAGGAACACCTTAATAAATTCACTATAATCCAGAATGAGTCCAGTCCTTACTCCAGATCTCCCATGTTACATCACATTCAGAACTTCATCAAAGCAGAG GAAAATAAACTGAAGGCATTACTTAGGAGAGACATTGTAGaaatgaagaaaaatatttactcaTCAATTCAAACAACCATTCAGAATCAGATGGCTTCTCGCTATATATGTAAGGCAAACACACAACATTACCAAAGAGATGTTTTCTATAGAGTGTAA